One window from the genome of Streptomyces cadmiisoli encodes:
- a CDS encoding lipid II flippase MurJ → MTVVPSQPPGSEKDGAAAVPAARNGGPTGDGADPASATGSGRFLARAALVTAALSIAGSLLGLVRDQSLARLFGAGSDTDAFLVAWTVPEFAATLLIEDGLALVMVPAFSMALARRARGEAGDPVRALVAATLPRLCLAFAAVAALVVATAPHLVRALAPGLPDPGLAADCTRLTATCVLAFGLAGYCSAALRAHGRFLAPAAIYVVYNIGIVAAMFLLGGHWGVRSAAVGVAAGGCLMVAVQLPSLWREMTSRTPSPARTGSAAAQRPMQLALVAAVLVFALCRQSQVLVERFLASSLPSGAISHLNYAQKVAQIPMTLSLMVCTVTFPVVARALADGDTERARKRVERDLALASCVVLLGMCAVIACAPQMIEVLFQRGAFTAADTAATADVMRVYALGLLGQTLVGALLRSYFSAGRPSWYPAGVMAAGIAVTSLIGAATVQVWGVAGIAAANAVGITVTAALLLAGLRTTRRNTPYGVSIRLPQVLAELAAPVCAAAVATVAGAFVASRLQSPVAGLAAGVLTVTAVFVPLAWALGAQGPASALRSVRTVTRRLTHGRIH, encoded by the coding sequence ATGACGGTGGTGCCCTCGCAACCCCCCGGCTCCGAGAAGGACGGCGCGGCGGCCGTGCCCGCGGCGCGCAACGGCGGCCCGACCGGGGACGGCGCCGACCCGGCGTCGGCCACCGGCTCGGGGCGCTTCCTCGCCCGGGCCGCGCTGGTCACGGCGGCCCTGTCGATCGCCGGTTCCCTGCTCGGCCTGGTGCGGGACCAGTCGCTGGCGCGGCTGTTCGGCGCCGGGAGCGACACGGACGCCTTCCTCGTCGCGTGGACCGTGCCGGAGTTCGCCGCCACGCTCCTCATCGAGGACGGGCTGGCGCTGGTGATGGTCCCGGCGTTCAGCATGGCGCTGGCCCGCCGCGCCCGCGGGGAGGCGGGCGATCCGGTCCGCGCCCTGGTCGCCGCGACCCTGCCCCGGCTGTGCCTGGCGTTCGCGGCGGTGGCGGCGCTGGTCGTCGCCACCGCTCCGCATCTGGTCCGGGCCCTCGCGCCCGGTCTGCCCGACCCCGGCCTCGCCGCCGACTGCACCCGGCTGACCGCGACCTGCGTACTGGCCTTCGGGCTCGCCGGGTACTGCAGCGCCGCCCTGCGGGCGCACGGCCGCTTCCTCGCGCCGGCCGCGATCTACGTCGTCTACAACATCGGCATCGTCGCCGCGATGTTCCTGCTCGGCGGGCACTGGGGAGTGCGCTCGGCGGCGGTCGGCGTCGCGGCGGGCGGCTGTCTGATGGTGGCGGTGCAGCTGCCGTCGCTGTGGCGGGAGATGACGTCGCGCACGCCGTCCCCCGCCCGCACCGGGTCCGCCGCCGCGCAGCGGCCGATGCAGCTCGCCCTGGTCGCGGCCGTCCTCGTGTTCGCGCTGTGCCGTCAGTCGCAGGTCCTCGTCGAACGGTTCCTCGCCTCGTCCCTGCCCTCCGGGGCGATCTCGCATCTGAACTACGCCCAGAAGGTCGCCCAGATCCCGATGACGCTGTCGCTGATGGTGTGCACCGTCACCTTCCCGGTGGTGGCGCGGGCCCTCGCGGACGGTGACACCGAACGGGCCCGCAAGCGCGTCGAGCGGGATCTGGCACTGGCCTCCTGCGTGGTGCTGCTGGGCATGTGCGCGGTGATCGCCTGCGCCCCGCAGATGATCGAAGTGCTCTTCCAGCGGGGCGCGTTCACCGCCGCCGACACGGCGGCGACTGCGGACGTCATGCGCGTGTACGCGCTCGGACTGCTGGGTCAGACCCTGGTGGGCGCCCTGCTGCGGTCCTACTTCTCGGCGGGCCGCCCCAGCTGGTACCCGGCCGGCGTGATGGCCGCGGGCATCGCGGTGACGTCCCTGATCGGCGCCGCGACCGTGCAGGTCTGGGGCGTCGCGGGCATCGCCGCCGCCAACGCCGTCGGCATCACCGTCACGGCCGCCCTGCTGCTGGCCGGACTGCGCACGACGCGGCGGAACACCCCCTACGGCGTCTCGATCCGCCTCCCGCAGGTGCTGGCCGAGCTGGCCGCCCCGGTGTGCGCGGCGGCCGTCGCCACCGTCGCCGGCGCGTTCGTCGCGAGCCGGCTCCAGTCGCCGGTGGCGGGCCTCGCGGCCGGCGTGCTGACCGTGACCGCCGTCTTCGTCCCGCTCGCCTGGGCCCTGGGCGCCCAGGGCCCCGCATCCGCACTGCGCTCCGTACGCACCGTCACACGAAGGCTCACACATGGCCGCATCCATTGA
- a CDS encoding exopolysaccharide biosynthesis polyprenyl glycosylphosphotransferase → MTAERTVASPGVPPRDHGFSPVSVMPPRGTATGRRIPAPRPPARSASPLPLLVADGLAAVTGTLALAGAEDRGPLAGLLLAVSLLARPRREPAPVPGLLEELPAVCGRIAVAWLAVAALLAAYRPDHALSVGTVLAGLALQAGAAGVLRGAVHARRRAALLRHPHTALVVGPAATAQRVAGAVLRHPRCGIRPVGVVADQPDPAEGLPVLTTDQEVERAVIQNGVRAVLAVHPCVRADRAPLLRALAESGCMVWEVDADTPSYPAKERLAGFSCRRLDPSPARHGSAGKRLLDILASGAGLLLVGPLLLAFAVALRIIDGPGVVFRQERIGKNGKPFTLLKFRTHRPVDEHESATRWSVANESEMRWFCRMLRRTSLDELLQLWNVLRGDMSLVGPRPERPYFVSQFSQSYPGYATRHRMRTGITGLAQVHGLRGDTSIEDRCRFDNAYIDDWSLWQDICILLRTAATLVRPTGG, encoded by the coding sequence GTGACCGCCGAACGTACCGTGGCGTCCCCCGGCGTACCGCCGCGGGACCACGGATTCTCACCAGTCTCGGTCATGCCGCCACGCGGCACGGCCACCGGCCGGCGGATCCCCGCCCCGCGGCCCCCCGCCCGGTCGGCCTCACCCCTCCCCCTGCTCGTCGCGGACGGCCTGGCCGCCGTGACGGGCACACTGGCGCTCGCCGGAGCCGAGGACCGCGGTCCGCTCGCCGGCCTGCTGCTCGCCGTGTCACTGCTGGCCCGCCCGCGCCGCGAACCGGCGCCCGTGCCGGGGCTGCTGGAGGAACTGCCCGCCGTGTGCGGCCGGATCGCGGTCGCCTGGCTGGCGGTGGCCGCGCTGCTGGCGGCGTACCGGCCCGACCACGCGCTGTCCGTCGGCACCGTACTGGCCGGACTCGCCCTTCAGGCGGGTGCGGCCGGTGTGCTGCGCGGGGCGGTGCACGCCCGGCGGCGCGCCGCGCTGCTGCGTCATCCGCACACCGCCCTGGTCGTCGGCCCGGCGGCCACCGCGCAGCGCGTGGCCGGCGCCGTACTGCGCCACCCGCGGTGCGGCATCCGGCCGGTGGGTGTGGTCGCCGACCAGCCGGACCCCGCCGAGGGCCTGCCGGTGCTGACCACCGATCAGGAGGTCGAGCGCGCCGTCATCCAGAACGGGGTGCGGGCGGTACTGGCCGTGCACCCCTGCGTCCGTGCCGACCGGGCACCGCTGCTGCGGGCGCTGGCCGAGTCCGGCTGCATGGTCTGGGAGGTCGACGCCGACACCCCGTCGTACCCGGCGAAGGAGCGGCTGGCCGGGTTCTCCTGCCGTCGTCTGGACCCGTCGCCCGCGCGCCACGGCAGCGCGGGCAAGCGGCTGCTCGACATCCTCGCCTCGGGGGCGGGACTGCTGCTGGTCGGTCCGCTGCTGCTGGCGTTCGCGGTGGCGCTGCGGATCATCGACGGGCCGGGCGTGGTGTTCCGGCAGGAACGCATCGGGAAGAACGGCAAGCCGTTCACGCTGCTGAAGTTCCGTACGCACCGCCCGGTCGACGAGCACGAGTCGGCGACCCGCTGGAGCGTGGCGAACGAGAGCGAGATGCGCTGGTTCTGCCGGATGCTGCGGCGCACCTCGCTCGACGAGCTGCTCCAGCTGTGGAACGTGCTCCGCGGCGACATGAGCCTGGTCGGACCGCGGCCCGAACGACCCTACTTCGTCTCCCAGTTCAGCCAGAGCTACCCCGGCTACGCGACCCGCCACCGCATGCGGACCGGTATCACCGGCCTCGCCCAGGTGCACGGGCTGCGCGGGGACACCTCCATCGAGGACCGCTGCCGGTTCGACAACGCCTACATCGACGACTGGTCGCTGTGGCAGGACATCTGCATCCTGCTGCGCACCGCGGCCACGCTGGTCCGCCCGACGGGGGGCTGA
- a CDS encoding tyrosinase family protein has product MAYVRKDASTLTTTERRRFVKALLEVKRSGEYEEFVRMHIAYFRADGEHRLRAAHMAPSFLPWHRRFLLELEEALRRVDASVTLPYWDWTRERTTTSSPWTADLLGGTGRRSDRQVTTGPFAHREGDWTLKEGVTDGAFLTRDLGRPGNPIDLPAGRDLEWALKEPVYDVAPWDSTVTRGFRNRMEGWGTGRGSASWLNHNRVHRWVGGTMLGGASVNDPVFWLHHAFVDLQWDRWQRRHRGARYLPATPPGPEDAQHNRVVARHQKLPPWDVTPDELEDVSGVYRYA; this is encoded by the coding sequence ATGGCGTACGTGCGTAAGGACGCGAGCACACTCACCACGACCGAGCGGCGCCGCTTCGTCAAAGCGCTGCTGGAGGTCAAACGGAGCGGAGAGTACGAGGAGTTCGTGCGGATGCACATCGCGTACTTCCGTGCCGACGGCGAACACCGACTCCGCGCCGCGCACATGGCGCCCTCCTTCCTGCCGTGGCACCGCCGGTTCCTGCTGGAACTGGAGGAGGCGCTGCGCCGGGTGGACGCGTCGGTGACGCTGCCGTACTGGGACTGGACGCGTGAGCGCACCACCACCTCGTCGCCCTGGACGGCCGACCTCCTCGGCGGCACCGGGCGCCGCTCGGACCGGCAGGTGACGACCGGCCCCTTCGCCCACCGGGAGGGCGACTGGACCCTCAAGGAAGGCGTGACCGACGGCGCGTTCCTGACCCGCGACCTCGGCCGTCCCGGCAACCCGATCGACCTGCCCGCCGGGCGCGATCTGGAGTGGGCGCTGAAGGAGCCCGTCTACGACGTGGCGCCCTGGGACTCGACGGTCACCCGCGGGTTCCGCAACAGGATGGAGGGCTGGGGCACCGGACGGGGCAGCGCGTCCTGGCTCAACCACAACCGGGTGCACCGCTGGGTGGGCGGCACGATGCTCGGCGGGGCCTCCGTCAACGACCCGGTCTTCTGGTTGCATCACGCCTTCGTGGACCTCCAGTGGGACCGCTGGCAGCGCCGGCACCGCGGCGCCCGCTATCTCCCCGCGACACCGCCGGGCCCCGAAGACGCCCAGCACAACCGGGTCGTGGCGCGGCATCAGAAACTGCCGCCGTGGGACGTGACGCCCGACGAGCTGGAGGACGTCTCCGGGGTCTACCGGTACGCATGA
- a CDS encoding chaplin produces the protein MSRIAKVGVVALGTGVVALGGAGVAAANSVAEGAAAGSPGFVSGNSIQAPVHVPLNVCGNTVTAIGGLNSALANACENRG, from the coding sequence ATGTCTCGCATCGCGAAGGTTGGCGTTGTCGCTCTCGGCACGGGCGTCGTGGCGCTCGGCGGAGCCGGTGTCGCCGCGGCGAACTCCGTCGCCGAGGGCGCGGCGGCGGGCTCGCCCGGCTTCGTGTCCGGCAATTCGATCCAGGCCCCGGTCCACGTGCCGCTCAACGTGTGCGGCAACACCGTCACCGCGATCGGCGGGCTCAACTCGGCTCTCGCCAACGCCTGCGAGAACCGGGGCTGA
- a CDS encoding glycosyltransferase yields MSSSPSAPGAFVTEETAHLHLPPAKARRRVLHLTQPVDGGVARVVTDLVRAQLADGLDVSVACPNSRLTEDLRALGAKVAHWPATRSPGPTIVREVRHLAGVIAELRPDLVHAHSAKAGLAGRLAVRGRIPTVFQPHAWSFEAVAGGTAALALRWERWAARWAARMVCVSEAERATGERAGITGRWTVVPNGIDPERFRPAAAGTVRAGLAALAGISPATPLAVCVGRLCRQKGQDVLLRAWDAVAQRVPDARLVLVGDGPDHDRLRQDAPDSVLFTGAVADASPWYQAADLVVLPSRWEGMALAPLEAMACGRPVVLTDVDGARESLPSSFAARCLVPPEKPAALACAVTELLLDPSLRESLGNRGRRHVLSTHDVRHTAEQVADVYRDLLGTWAATQWTRPSRTAEPAQVLGAERGKPLDAGRGTEANPTTRRVEPTQHRESIHS; encoded by the coding sequence ATGAGTTCGTCGCCGTCCGCCCCGGGCGCGTTCGTGACCGAGGAAACCGCGCACCTGCACCTGCCGCCGGCCAAGGCCCGGCGGCGGGTACTGCACCTGACCCAGCCGGTGGACGGCGGGGTCGCACGCGTTGTGACGGACCTGGTCCGGGCACAGCTGGCGGACGGCCTGGACGTCAGCGTCGCCTGCCCCAACAGCCGGCTCACCGAGGACCTGCGGGCGCTCGGCGCGAAGGTGGCGCACTGGCCGGCGACGCGGTCGCCGGGTCCGACGATCGTGCGCGAGGTACGGCACCTGGCCGGGGTGATCGCCGAGTTGCGGCCCGATCTGGTGCACGCGCACAGCGCCAAGGCCGGGCTCGCCGGACGGCTCGCGGTGCGCGGACGGATTCCCACCGTCTTCCAGCCGCACGCCTGGTCGTTCGAGGCGGTCGCCGGAGGCACCGCCGCCCTGGCGCTCAGATGGGAGCGCTGGGCGGCGCGCTGGGCCGCGCGGATGGTGTGCGTGAGCGAGGCGGAACGGGCGACGGGAGAACGGGCCGGCATCACCGGCCGCTGGACCGTCGTCCCGAACGGCATCGATCCCGAGCGCTTCCGCCCCGCCGCCGCCGGCACCGTGCGGGCAGGGCTGGCGGCGCTCGCGGGCATCTCCCCCGCGACGCCGCTCGCCGTGTGCGTGGGGCGTCTGTGCCGGCAGAAGGGCCAGGACGTGCTGCTGCGGGCATGGGACGCCGTCGCGCAGCGGGTGCCCGACGCCCGCCTCGTGCTGGTCGGCGACGGACCCGACCACGACCGCCTGCGTCAGGACGCCCCGGATTCCGTGCTGTTCACCGGGGCCGTCGCCGACGCCTCCCCCTGGTACCAGGCCGCCGACCTCGTCGTCCTGCCGTCCCGCTGGGAGGGCATGGCGCTGGCCCCGCTGGAGGCGATGGCCTGCGGGCGGCCCGTGGTGCTCACCGACGTCGACGGGGCCCGCGAGAGCCTGCCGTCCAGCTTCGCCGCCCGGTGCCTGGTCCCGCCGGAGAAGCCGGCAGCGCTGGCCTGCGCCGTCACCGAGCTGCTGCTCGACCCTTCGCTGCGCGAGTCGCTCGGCAACCGTGGCCGCCGGCACGTGCTGTCCACCCATGACGTACGGCACACCGCCGAGCAGGTCGCGGACGTCTACCGCGACCTGCTCGGTACGTGGGCCGCCACGCAATGGACGCGCCCGTCCCGAACGGCCGAGCCCGCACAGGTCCTCGGCGCTGAGCGCGGAAAGCCGCTCGACGCGGGCCGCGGTACCGAGGCGAACCCGACGACACGGCGCGTCGAGCCCACTCAGCACAGGGAGTCGATCCACTCGTGA
- a CDS encoding tyrosinase family oxidase copper chaperone — MVGGTGGEPMDAEAGASAPARPRGRTRRGLARGLRRWVLAAALAVPPAAAPGPSHPASGSRDRTGDIAFDLTYRGRRVRGMRIGAHGADGADPAGEDERWHVTVDGRPLHLMRRADGTWLSMVDHYCSSRTPLDAARAAVDELGPGRRLRTPAAGHPHPGERHGVRA; from the coding sequence ATGGTCGGCGGCACCGGCGGAGAACCGATGGACGCCGAGGCCGGAGCCTCGGCCCCGGCCCGGCCGCGGGGCAGAACACGGCGAGGGCTGGCCCGCGGCCTGCGCCGCTGGGTCCTCGCCGCCGCCCTCGCCGTCCCGCCGGCCGCCGCGCCGGGGCCGTCGCACCCCGCCTCCGGCTCGCGGGACCGCACGGGGGACATCGCCTTCGACCTCACGTATCGCGGCCGCCGCGTCCGCGGGATGCGGATCGGCGCGCACGGCGCCGACGGGGCGGATCCGGCGGGCGAGGACGAACGGTGGCACGTCACCGTGGACGGCCGCCCGCTGCACCTGATGCGCCGCGCGGACGGCACCTGGCTCAGCATGGTCGACCACTACTGCTCGTCCCGCACACCGCTCGACGCCGCCCGCGCCGCCGTCGACGAACTCGGCCCCGGCCGGCGGCTGCGCACCCCGGCCGCCGGCCACCCGCACCCGGGGGAGCGGCATGGCGTACGTGCGTAA
- a CDS encoding O-antigen ligase family protein yields MSHALTSLPRRVAAVSPILPVLAVPALLALPLTPDGAGPADLASGLAVVYCVIRLLRERRRPLSPTAVVVLGLPVVGLALAAMGASSPEAGLTGLGRYLQIFVLVPAAVLLLIRDRFDFRLLAWSFVGLALCQGAVGVHQYVTRTGASYQGQDMRAVGTFGAHDVMGMATTVSLGVVCAVGIALGRGPVRQRALATGCALVLLAPLALSFSRGAWIATALTCGVQLGLTGLRRALKVAAAVTAAGVVLVGGLGIGTAALQQRIDSITQVTDAPDQSVVDRYALWASATGIWRQEPLTGVGIKGFPDHRDRHATLALSSGSDIGGAGSAYQRQPLLSPHNMYLLLLSEQGLVGLLALAGSWLALLVCGLRRLLRVRDRGPGADCGLVACGLLLWLLTDFVYGDIGGPSTVLTAVGLGLVAWWALTGDERVDAPRSETRVRVEEALAR; encoded by the coding sequence GTGAGCCACGCCCTGACATCGCTTCCGCGCCGGGTCGCGGCGGTGTCGCCGATCCTGCCCGTGCTGGCCGTGCCCGCCCTGCTGGCCCTGCCGCTGACACCGGACGGCGCGGGGCCGGCCGACCTGGCATCGGGGCTGGCGGTGGTCTACTGCGTGATCCGCCTGCTGCGCGAGAGGCGGCGCCCGCTGTCGCCGACCGCGGTGGTGGTGCTGGGCCTGCCCGTCGTGGGGCTGGCGCTCGCCGCCATGGGGGCGTCCTCGCCGGAGGCCGGGCTGACCGGCCTCGGCCGCTATCTCCAGATCTTCGTCCTGGTCCCGGCGGCCGTGCTGCTGCTGATCCGGGACCGCTTCGACTTCCGGCTGCTGGCCTGGTCGTTCGTGGGGCTCGCGCTGTGCCAGGGGGCGGTCGGCGTGCACCAGTACGTCACCCGCACCGGCGCCTCCTACCAGGGCCAGGACATGCGCGCGGTCGGCACCTTCGGCGCGCACGACGTGATGGGCATGGCCACGACGGTCTCGCTCGGCGTGGTGTGCGCGGTCGGGATCGCGCTGGGCCGGGGGCCCGTCCGGCAGCGGGCCCTCGCCACGGGCTGCGCCCTGGTGCTGCTCGCCCCGCTCGCGCTCTCCTTCAGCCGGGGCGCGTGGATCGCCACCGCCCTGACGTGCGGTGTGCAGCTGGGGCTGACCGGTCTGCGGCGGGCGCTGAAGGTGGCGGCCGCGGTGACCGCCGCGGGCGTCGTCCTGGTCGGCGGCCTCGGCATCGGTACGGCGGCGCTCCAGCAGCGGATCGACAGCATCACGCAGGTCACCGACGCGCCCGACCAGTCCGTCGTCGACCGGTACGCCCTGTGGGCGTCCGCCACCGGCATCTGGCGTCAGGAGCCGCTGACCGGCGTCGGCATCAAGGGCTTTCCCGACCACCGGGACCGGCACGCCACCCTGGCGCTGTCCTCGGGCAGCGACATCGGCGGCGCGGGATCGGCGTACCAGCGGCAGCCCTTGCTGTCGCCGCACAACATGTACCTGCTGCTGCTGAGCGAGCAGGGCCTGGTCGGCCTGCTCGCGCTCGCCGGGAGCTGGCTGGCGCTGCTGGTGTGCGGGCTGCGCCGGCTGCTGCGGGTCCGCGACCGGGGACCGGGCGCCGACTGCGGCCTGGTCGCCTGCGGGCTGCTGCTGTGGCTGCTGACCGACTTCGTGTACGGCGACATCGGCGGCCCCTCGACCGTGCTGACCGCGGTGGGTCTGGGCCTGGTCGCCTGGTGGGCGCTGACCGGTGACGAGCGGGTGGACGCGCCCCGCAGCGAGACGCGGGTGCGCGTCGAGGAGGCCCTGGCGCGATGA
- a CDS encoding glycosyltransferase — MKALHIITGLGVGGAEQQLRLLLRHLPVRCDVVTLTNPGAVSEGLTADGVRVVHLGMSGNRDLAALPRLVRLIRAGDYDLVHTHLYRACVYGRLAARIAGVRAVVATEHSLGDSQMEGRRLTAGVRALYLASERLGSATVAVSPTVADRLKRLGVPAPRIEVVPNGIDLDRFRFDAERRERTRRRLGLPEGARVVGGIGRLTRGKRFDVLIHALTRLPDDHWLLLVGGGPEEQVLRRTAHEVGVADRVLFTGERPYVPDGSPGPDMPSLTSAMDVLASPSEEEAFGLAAVEALASGLPVLYASCPAIEDLPPQATAGARRVTGGAEAYARAITEVRASGLRPRTAPEGAHRYSITRSAARLMDVYAAAVAGSSSPSPLGASPS; from the coding sequence ATGAAGGCCCTGCACATCATCACCGGCCTCGGAGTCGGCGGCGCCGAGCAGCAGTTGCGCCTGCTGCTGCGCCATCTGCCCGTGCGGTGCGACGTCGTCACGCTCACCAACCCCGGTGCGGTCAGCGAAGGGCTCACCGCGGACGGGGTGCGCGTCGTGCACCTCGGCATGAGCGGCAACCGCGATCTGGCCGCGCTGCCGCGCCTGGTCCGGTTGATCCGCGCCGGCGACTACGACCTGGTGCACACACATCTGTACCGGGCCTGTGTCTACGGCCGGCTCGCCGCGCGCATCGCCGGCGTCCGCGCGGTCGTCGCCACCGAACACTCGCTGGGCGACTCGCAGATGGAGGGCCGACGGCTGACGGCGGGAGTGCGCGCGCTGTACCTCGCCAGCGAACGGCTCGGCTCCGCGACCGTCGCCGTCTCCCCCACGGTGGCCGACCGGCTGAAGCGGCTGGGCGTGCCCGCACCCCGCATCGAGGTCGTGCCCAACGGCATCGACCTGGACCGTTTCCGCTTCGACGCGGAGCGGCGCGAGCGCACCCGCCGGCGTCTGGGCCTGCCCGAGGGCGCCCGGGTCGTGGGCGGTATCGGCCGGCTCACCCGGGGCAAGCGGTTCGACGTCCTCATCCACGCGCTGACCCGGCTCCCCGACGACCACTGGCTGCTGCTGGTGGGCGGCGGACCCGAGGAGCAGGTGCTGCGCCGCACCGCCCACGAGGTCGGCGTCGCCGACCGCGTCCTGTTCACCGGCGAACGCCCCTATGTGCCCGACGGATCGCCGGGACCGGACATGCCCTCCCTCACCTCGGCGATGGACGTGCTCGCGTCCCCGTCCGAGGAGGAGGCGTTCGGTCTGGCGGCCGTGGAGGCGCTGGCGTCCGGCCTGCCCGTGCTCTACGCCTCCTGCCCCGCGATCGAGGACCTGCCGCCGCAGGCCACCGCGGGCGCCCGGCGCGTCACCGGCGGCGCCGAGGCCTACGCCCGCGCGATCACCGAGGTCCGCGCGTCCGGCCTCCGGCCCCGTACGGCGCCGGAGGGCGCGCACCGCTACAGCATCACCCGCAGCGCAGCCCGCCTGATGGACGTGTACGCGGCGGCGGTCGCCGGCTCGTCCTCTCCCTCACCTCTTGGAGCAAGCCCGTCATGA
- a CDS encoding polysaccharide deacetylase family protein — translation MAASIDSVDTGRPSVPRPGPIPWVAMYHSVGDCSDDPYRITVTPERLDRQLAWLRRRGLRGVSVADLLAARARGQGRDLVGLTFDDGYADFVTAALPLLRRWNCGATLFVLPGRFGGDNAWDPLGPRKPLLTADGVRHAAAEGVEIGSHGLTHVDLTGADDLTLKTEVVESRALLAELTGTPVDGFCYPYGTIDARAVAAVRDAGYAYGCAIDPGPLTGPHALPRVHVGQNDTTWRLHLKHRLHRLRRRPVEGL, via the coding sequence ATGGCCGCATCCATTGATTCCGTCGACACCGGCAGACCCTCCGTCCCCCGACCGGGCCCGATCCCGTGGGTGGCGATGTACCACTCGGTGGGCGACTGCTCGGACGACCCCTACCGCATCACCGTCACCCCCGAACGGCTCGACCGGCAGCTGGCCTGGCTGCGCCGGCGCGGACTGCGCGGCGTGTCCGTGGCCGACCTGCTCGCCGCCCGCGCCCGGGGCCAGGGCCGGGACCTGGTCGGCCTCACCTTCGACGACGGGTACGCCGACTTCGTCACCGCCGCCCTGCCGCTGCTGCGCCGCTGGAACTGCGGCGCCACCCTGTTCGTACTGCCCGGGCGCTTCGGCGGCGACAACGCCTGGGACCCGCTGGGACCGCGCAAGCCGCTGCTGACCGCCGACGGCGTGCGGCACGCGGCGGCCGAGGGCGTGGAGATCGGCTCGCACGGGCTGACCCATGTCGACCTCACCGGGGCCGACGACCTCACCCTGAAGACGGAGGTGGTGGAGAGCCGAGCGCTGCTCGCGGAGCTCACCGGCACACCGGTCGACGGGTTCTGCTACCCGTACGGCACGATCGACGCGCGCGCCGTGGCGGCCGTACGGGACGCGGGATACGCCTACGGCTGCGCCATCGACCCCGGCCCGCTCACCGGGCCGCACGCCCTGCCGCGGGTGCACGTCGGCCAGAACGACACGACCTGGCGCCTGCACCTCAAGCACCGGCTGCACCGGCTGCGCCGGCGCCCGGTGGAGGGCCTGTGA